In the Osmerus eperlanus chromosome 27, fOsmEpe2.1, whole genome shotgun sequence genome, one interval contains:
- the LOC134013847 gene encoding heart- and neural crest derivatives-expressed protein 1-like, with product MNLIGSYQHHHLMHDTFPFVQRCHQENPYFQSWVVNHGEVPPDFQIQTPYSSEFGAPGPAHDSQLDGLSARMGKRRAAGPKKERRRTESINTAFAELRECIPNVPADTKLSKIKTLRLATSYIAYLMDVLAKDTGETEGFKAEIKKYDNRDLKRKREMNEGLQESLGNEKKIKGRTGWPQQVWALELNQ from the exons ATGAACCTCATTGGGAGTTACCAGCATCACCATCTGATGCATGACACGTTTCCATTCGTCCAGAGGTGTCATCAAGAAAACCCGTACTTCCAGAGCTGGGTGGTGAACCACGGCGAGGTACCTCCAGACTTCCAGATCCAGACGCCCTACTCATCCGAGTTTGGGGCTCCTGGCCCGGCGCACGACAGCCAGCTGGACGGCCTCTCGGCGCggatggggaagaggagagctgcGGGACCGAAGAAGGAGCGACGGCGAACGGAAAGCATCAACACTGCCTTCGCTGAACTGAGAGAGTGTATTCCAAACGTACCAGCGGACACGAAATTATCTAAAATCAAAACTTTACGACTGGCAACAAGTTACATTGCCTACCTTATGGACGTGCTGGCTAAAGATACGGGAGAAACAGAAGGATTCAAGGCCGAGATCAAGAAATATGACAACAGAGATTTAAAAAGGAAAAGGGAGATG AACGAAGGTCTACAGGAGTCGCTAGGaaacgagaaaaagataaaAGGACGGACAGGCTGGCCTCAACAAGTGTGGGCTTTGGAACTGAACCAGTGA